One Burkholderia sp. PAMC 26561 genomic window carries:
- the yjgA gene encoding ribosome biogenesis factor YjgA encodes MNRKTRTQPINPAVATEQDGSEHGYDRPSKSQLKRDMLALQVLGVALIELPKDALKRMPMPEKLDDAVRDARKITDHEGKRRQVQYVGRVMRSLTDEETAALRTALDTYRGVNRAETAKLHWIEHTREKLLADDAALTVFIRKHPGVDPQEGRTLIRNARKEREQSKPPRYFRELFQWIKTAAGVDEEDDESAIEAEDGDDVEFPQRDDDDGYKA; translated from the coding sequence ATGAACCGTAAAACCCGCACGCAACCCATAAATCCGGCCGTTGCCACCGAACAGGATGGCAGCGAGCACGGCTACGACCGCCCGAGCAAATCGCAGCTCAAACGCGACATGCTCGCGCTGCAGGTGCTCGGCGTGGCGCTGATCGAGCTTCCCAAAGATGCGCTCAAACGCATGCCCATGCCGGAAAAGCTCGACGACGCCGTCCGCGACGCCCGCAAGATCACCGATCACGAAGGCAAGCGCCGCCAGGTGCAATACGTCGGCCGCGTGATGCGCTCCCTGACCGACGAGGAAACAGCGGCGCTGCGCACGGCGCTCGACACGTATCGCGGTGTCAATCGCGCTGAAACCGCCAAGCTGCACTGGATCGAACATACGCGCGAAAAACTCCTCGCCGACGACGCCGCCCTTACCGTATTCATCCGCAAGCATCCGGGTGTCGATCCGCAGGAAGGCCGCACGCTGATCCGCAATGCCCGCAAGGAACGCGAGCAGAGCAAGCCGCCGCGCTACTTCCGTGAGTTGTTCCAGTGGATCAAGACCGCTGCGGGCGTGGACGAAGAAGACGACGAAAGCGCAATCGAAGCCGAAGACGGTGACGACGTTGAATTCCCGCAACGAGATGACGACGATGGCTACAAAGCGTAA
- a CDS encoding sigma-54 dependent transcriptional regulator encodes MHDPAPVSPAASGNRLRASRPARVAIPAIVAGLPDLPDVSSVTVPAVRHLLYLAQTPNQALVGYLKGRGWKVSAGTLAANAGVLKSGAPVAGIVDLTGFSARELTALEPALRHQQIGWIALADATLLADPIVCHMIRHYCFDFVKGPFAPATIGYLVDHAYGMVSLGDIDLMDAPAASGDEQMVGTCEAMQELFRTIRKVANTNANVFISGESGTGKELTAVAIHERSPRRKGPFVAINCGAIGNHLIQSELFGYERGAFTGAHQRKIGRVEQADGGTLFLDEIGDLPLENQVHLLRFLQEGKIDRLGGHESVPVDVRVISATHIDLDAALRDGRFRTDLFHRLCVLRVDEPPLRSRGKDIEILALHVLHKFKSDGKRKIRGFAPSAIEAMYSYAWTGNVREMINRVRRAIVMAENKLITADDLGLGHCTGMESTTLAAARDAAEKRAIELTLLRHRHRLNEAAAELGISRVTLYRLMVAHGLRAPAAVSESAVG; translated from the coding sequence GTGCACGATCCTGCTCCCGTCTCCCCTGCCGCATCGGGAAACCGCCTGCGGGCTTCACGGCCGGCAAGAGTGGCGATACCAGCCATCGTGGCCGGTTTGCCCGATCTACCGGATGTGTCCAGCGTTACCGTCCCAGCCGTGCGCCACCTGCTTTACCTCGCGCAGACGCCGAACCAGGCGCTGGTCGGCTACCTGAAAGGCCGCGGCTGGAAAGTGTCGGCCGGTACGCTCGCGGCGAACGCCGGCGTGCTGAAAAGCGGTGCGCCAGTCGCCGGGATTGTGGATTTGACCGGCTTTTCCGCGCGCGAACTCACCGCGCTCGAGCCCGCGCTGCGGCATCAGCAGATCGGCTGGATCGCGCTGGCCGATGCCACCCTCCTCGCCGACCCGATCGTCTGTCACATGATCCGGCACTACTGCTTCGACTTCGTAAAGGGGCCGTTCGCGCCGGCGACCATCGGATATCTGGTCGATCATGCGTACGGCATGGTGAGTCTTGGCGACATCGACCTGATGGACGCGCCCGCTGCCTCAGGCGATGAACAAATGGTCGGCACGTGCGAAGCCATGCAGGAACTCTTTCGCACCATCCGCAAGGTCGCCAACACGAACGCCAACGTGTTCATCTCCGGCGAATCGGGTACGGGCAAGGAGCTGACCGCCGTTGCCATCCACGAACGCTCGCCGCGCCGCAAGGGGCCATTCGTCGCGATCAATTGCGGCGCGATCGGCAATCACCTGATCCAGTCGGAACTCTTTGGCTACGAGCGCGGCGCCTTCACCGGCGCGCATCAGCGCAAGATCGGCCGTGTCGAACAAGCCGATGGCGGCACGCTTTTCCTCGATGAGATCGGCGACCTGCCGCTTGAGAACCAGGTCCATTTGCTGCGCTTCCTGCAGGAAGGAAAGATCGACCGGCTGGGCGGCCACGAGTCGGTTCCCGTAGACGTACGCGTGATTTCCGCGACGCATATCGACCTCGATGCAGCCCTGCGCGACGGCCGCTTCCGTACCGACCTGTTTCACCGGCTATGCGTGTTGCGCGTGGACGAACCGCCGCTGCGTTCACGCGGCAAGGACATCGAGATTCTCGCGCTGCACGTGCTGCACAAGTTCAAGAGCGACGGCAAACGCAAGATTCGCGGCTTCGCGCCATCGGCAATAGAGGCCATGTACAGCTACGCCTGGACCGGCAACGTGCGCGAGATGATCAACCGCGTGCGGCGCGCGATCGTGATGGCCGAAAACAAGCTGATCACCGCCGATGACCTCGGCCTCGGCCACTGCACCGGCATGGAATCCACGACGCTCGCCGCCGCCCGCGACGCCGCCGAAAAACGGGCAATCGAGCTGACGCTGCTGCGGCACCGGCACCGGCTGAACGAGGCGGCGGCCGAACTCGGGATATCGCGGGTGACGCTCTACAGGTTGATGGTGGCGCACGGTTTGCGCGCGCCGGCGGCGGTCAGCGAAAGCGCCGTCGGTTAG
- a CDS encoding M48 family metallopeptidase: MSNFNLAFSVVFVVALVGMVGTKLWLASRQIRHVAAHRKHVPSQFLQTIPLAAHQRAADYTVERTRLTMVEVVVSAALLIALTLLGGIQQIDLAVTDWLGRGYVGQMALVAIVVAITSVVDLPFDYIRHFVIEEKFGFNRMTKKLFFLDLIKGVVLGAAVGLPVLFVTLWLMNQAGALWWLWAWVLLVAFQMLVLILYPTFIAPLFNKFEPLKDEALRARIENLMSRTGFAAKGLFVMDGSRRSAHGNAYFTGFGAAKRIVFFDTLLARLSGSEIEAVLAHELGHFKRRHVIKRLVVTFALSLVMLALLGWLAQCVWFYEGLGVRPSLIGNNNGLALVLFMLALPVFMFFVTPLGSLSSRKHEFEADAFAASQTDPRDLVNALVKLYEDNASTLTPDPIYTAFYASHPPASQRIERLMQFAA; this comes from the coding sequence ATGTCCAATTTCAATCTCGCGTTCTCGGTCGTGTTTGTCGTGGCGCTGGTCGGCATGGTAGGCACGAAGCTGTGGCTCGCTTCGCGCCAGATCCGGCACGTCGCGGCGCATCGCAAGCATGTGCCGTCGCAGTTTCTTCAAACCATTCCGCTCGCCGCCCACCAGCGCGCGGCCGACTACACCGTCGAGCGCACGCGCCTGACCATGGTCGAGGTCGTGGTGAGCGCCGCTTTGCTGATTGCGCTGACGCTGCTCGGCGGCATCCAGCAGATCGATCTTGCCGTAACCGACTGGCTCGGCCGTGGGTACGTCGGGCAGATGGCGCTGGTCGCTATCGTGGTGGCGATCACGAGCGTGGTCGACCTGCCGTTCGATTACATCCGCCATTTTGTGATCGAAGAGAAATTCGGTTTCAACCGGATGACGAAGAAGCTCTTTTTCCTCGATCTGATCAAGGGCGTGGTGCTGGGCGCGGCTGTCGGCTTGCCGGTGCTGTTCGTGACCTTGTGGCTGATGAACCAGGCTGGCGCGTTGTGGTGGCTCTGGGCGTGGGTGCTGCTCGTTGCGTTCCAGATGCTCGTGCTGATCCTGTATCCCACGTTCATCGCGCCGCTTTTCAACAAGTTCGAGCCGCTGAAAGATGAAGCGTTGCGCGCGCGGATTGAAAACCTGATGTCGCGTACGGGCTTCGCCGCGAAGGGCTTGTTCGTGATGGACGGAAGCCGCCGTTCGGCGCACGGCAACGCGTACTTCACGGGTTTCGGTGCGGCGAAACGGATCGTTTTCTTCGATACCCTCCTCGCCCGGCTTTCCGGCAGCGAGATAGAAGCGGTCCTCGCGCACGAACTCGGGCACTTCAAGCGCCGCCACGTGATCAAGCGCCTGGTCGTCACGTTCGCGCTCAGCCTCGTGATGCTTGCGCTGCTCGGATGGCTTGCGCAATGCGTATGGTTTTATGAAGGGCTGGGCGTGCGGCCATCGCTGATTGGCAACAACAACGGCCTGGCGCTCGTGCTGTTCATGCTGGCGCTGCCTGTCTTCATGTTCTTCGTGACGCCGCTCGGCAGTCTCAGCTCACGCAAGCACGAATTCGAAGCCGATGCCTTCGCCGCGAGCCAGACCGACCCGCGCGACCTCGTCAACGCGCTCGTGAAGCTGTACGAGGACAACGCGTCCACGCTCACGCCGGACCCTATCTACACCGCGTTTTACGCATCGCATCCGCCAGCATCGCAGCGCATCGAGCGCCTGATGCAATTCGCCGCATGA
- the mog gene encoding molybdopterin adenylyltransferase, producing the protein MATKRNHPDELLIGLVSISDRASDGVYEDKGIPSLKEWLASALNSPWRAETRLIHDDTATISATLLELVDETGCDLILTTGGTGPSRRDVTPEATLAVATKPMPGFGEQMRQISLNFVPTAILSRQVAVIRETADHAALIVNLPGQPKSIRETLEGLRDADGKTKVPGIFAAIPYCIDLIGGPYIETRPEVIASFRPKSALRPSKT; encoded by the coding sequence ATGGCTACAAAGCGTAATCATCCGGACGAATTGCTGATCGGGCTGGTCTCGATCAGCGATCGCGCTTCGGACGGCGTGTACGAGGACAAAGGCATTCCGTCGCTGAAGGAATGGCTCGCGAGCGCGCTGAATTCACCCTGGCGCGCCGAAACCCGCCTGATTCATGACGACACGGCCACCATCTCGGCCACACTCCTGGAACTCGTCGATGAAACCGGCTGCGATCTCATCCTGACCACGGGCGGCACAGGCCCGTCGCGCCGCGATGTGACGCCGGAAGCCACGCTTGCGGTCGCCACCAAGCCGATGCCCGGCTTCGGCGAGCAAATGCGCCAGATCAGCCTGAACTTCGTGCCTACCGCCATTCTTTCGCGCCAGGTGGCCGTGATTCGTGAAACGGCGGATCACGCGGCGCTGATCGTGAATTTGCCGGGCCAGCCAAAATCCATCCGCGAAACGCTGGAAGGACTGCGCGACGCTGACGGCAAAACGAAAGTGCCCGGCATCTTCGCGGCGATCCCGTATTGCATCGATCTGATCGGCGGACCTTATATTGAAACGCGGCCGGAAGTGATCGCCTCGTTCCGGCCAAAAAGCGCGCTCAGGCCGTCAAAGACCTGA
- a CDS encoding CobD/CbiB family protein, which translates to MTFFSVLLALIIEQLRALSPQNPISALLQYHAESAAHGFDAGKPRHGVLAWLIVVVPWTLAVGLVYYVLYHINFALAFLWNVVIVYFTLGFRQFSHYFTDIHLALNNDDVPRAREILNEWTGIDTLDMPVSEIVRHTLVHAVVASHRHVFGVFFWFLIPIGPAGAVFYRIAEYLARSWVRPTDERTPAFSTFAQRAFFFIDWVPARLTALGFAIVGNFEDAIYAWRNHAKQWPDANEGVLLAAGSGALGARLAGPLAEPLSVEALAVGDASPLPVGDDCTPRTLQSAVGLVWRAVILWMLLLLMLSIAVWLA; encoded by the coding sequence ATGACTTTTTTCTCTGTATTGCTGGCTCTTATCATTGAGCAGTTGCGCGCGCTTTCGCCGCAGAATCCCATATCGGCGTTGCTTCAGTACCATGCGGAATCCGCGGCTCATGGCTTCGATGCCGGCAAGCCGCGGCATGGCGTGCTCGCGTGGCTGATTGTCGTAGTGCCGTGGACGTTGGCCGTCGGGCTGGTCTATTACGTCCTTTATCACATCAACTTCGCGCTCGCGTTCCTCTGGAACGTGGTGATCGTGTATTTCACGCTCGGGTTCCGGCAGTTCAGCCACTATTTCACCGATATCCATCTCGCGTTGAACAACGACGATGTTCCGCGCGCCCGCGAAATTCTCAACGAGTGGACCGGTATCGATACACTCGATATGCCCGTGAGCGAGATCGTCCGGCATACGCTGGTTCATGCCGTAGTGGCGTCGCACCGGCACGTGTTCGGCGTGTTCTTCTGGTTTCTGATTCCTATCGGGCCGGCGGGTGCGGTGTTTTATCGGATCGCTGAATATCTGGCGAGGTCGTGGGTCCGGCCGACGGATGAACGCACGCCGGCGTTTTCTACGTTTGCGCAGCGGGCGTTTTTCTTTATCGATTGGGTGCCTGCGCGGTTGACGGCTTTGGGGTTCGCTATTGTGGGGAATTTCGAGGACGCCATTTATGCGTGGCGCAATCACGCCAAGCAGTGGCCCGATGCCAATGAGGGTGTTTTGCTCGCCGCCGGGAGCGGGGCGCTGGGAGCGCGGCTGGCCGGGCCTCTGGCCGAACCACTCAGCGTGGAGGCGTTGGCTGTTGGTGATGCCAGTCCGCTGCCAGTGGGCGATGATTGCACGCCACGGACGCTTCAGTCTGCAGTTGGGCTTGTTTGGCGCGCTGTGATCTTGTGGATGTTGTTGTTGCTCATGCTGAGCATTGCGGTTTGGCTGGCCTGA
- the orn gene encoding oligoribonuclease yields MADSVLDSSTSASPSDLVRSDMNLVWLDMEMTGLEPDNDRIIEIAVVVTNSTLDKLVEGPVLAIHQDETALGKMDEWNRNTHGRSGLTERVRASTVDEAEATRQIREFLGQYVPPGKSPMCGNSICQDRRFMARWMPELETFFHYRNLDVSTLKELCRRWQPAIYKGFQKRAMHTALADIHESIDELKYYREHFLIPSATGAAGAAA; encoded by the coding sequence ATGGCCGATTCCGTGCTCGATTCCTCTACTTCCGCTAGCCCGTCAGACCTCGTTCGCAGCGACATGAACCTTGTCTGGCTCGACATGGAAATGACGGGTCTCGAACCCGATAACGACCGGATCATCGAAATTGCGGTGGTCGTGACGAATTCGACGCTCGATAAACTCGTTGAAGGGCCGGTCCTCGCCATCCATCAGGACGAAACGGCGCTTGGCAAGATGGACGAGTGGAACCGCAACACGCATGGCCGCTCGGGGCTGACTGAACGGGTGCGGGCTTCGACGGTGGATGAGGCCGAAGCCACGCGGCAAATCCGCGAATTCCTCGGTCAATATGTGCCGCCGGGCAAGTCGCCCATGTGCGGCAACTCCATCTGTCAGGACCGGCGTTTCATGGCGCGGTGGATGCCGGAACTCGAAACGTTCTTCCATTACCGCAACCTCGATGTCAGCACGCTCAAGGAATTGTGCCGCCGCTGGCAACCGGCCATCTATAAGGGTTTCCAGAAGCGCGCCATGCACACGGCGCTTGCCGACATTCACGAGTCCATCGACGAACTCAAGTACTACCGCGAGCATTTCCTGATCCCGTCGGCGACCGGCGCAGCAGGCGCGGCCGCTTGA
- the rsgA gene encoding ribosome small subunit-dependent GTPase A, producing MRPRDAKKPANARIEGRVIAAHGRHYLVAPADGSAMLQCFPRGKRSEIAVGDVVQYEQSSADQGVIVEIGERRNLLYRSDQFKSKLFAANLDQLMIVLGTEPHFSEDLLGRALIAAEAHGLEPLIVLNKIDMEGPLAVARRRLALYRELGYTVVELSAKAAPQHVHDELDARLADRSTLLLGQSGMGKSTLVNILIPNAEVATREISKALNSGRHTTTFTRLYPLPGGGSLIDSPGFQEFGLHHLSEGQLERAFADFRPFLGKCRFYNCRHLHEPGCAILEAMAEGKIRPARHQLYAQLVHEASQIVR from the coding sequence ATGAGGCCGCGCGACGCGAAGAAACCGGCGAACGCGCGCATTGAAGGAAGGGTCATTGCCGCTCACGGGCGGCATTACCTCGTAGCTCCCGCTGACGGCAGCGCCATGCTGCAATGTTTCCCGCGCGGCAAACGCAGCGAGATCGCGGTGGGCGACGTGGTGCAGTACGAACAGTCATCGGCGGATCAGGGTGTGATTGTCGAGATTGGCGAGCGAAGAAACCTGCTCTACCGGTCCGACCAGTTCAAATCAAAGCTCTTTGCGGCCAACCTCGATCAATTGATGATCGTGCTGGGTACCGAACCGCACTTCAGCGAGGACTTGCTCGGGCGCGCGTTGATTGCGGCGGAGGCGCACGGCCTCGAGCCGCTGATCGTGCTGAACAAGATCGATATGGAAGGGCCGCTCGCGGTTGCGCGCAGGCGCCTGGCGCTGTATCGGGAGCTTGGGTACACGGTCGTGGAGTTATCGGCGAAAGCGGCTCCCCAGCACGTCCACGATGAACTCGATGCCCGCCTCGCCGACCGGTCGACGCTGCTGCTCGGACAGTCGGGCATGGGCAAGTCGACGCTCGTGAACATTTTGATTCCGAATGCCGAGGTGGCGACGCGGGAAATATCGAAGGCGTTGAACAGCGGCCGGCACACGACCACGTTCACCCGGTTGTACCCGTTGCCGGGCGGCGGGTCCTTGATCGATTCGCCGGGCTTCCAGGAATTCGGATTGCATCATCTCTCAGAGGGACAACTGGAGCGAGCGTTCGCGGACTTCCGGCCGTTCCTGGGCAAGTGTCGCTTCTACAACTGCCGGCATCTGCACGAACCGGGTTGCGCGATTCTGGAAGCAATGGCGGAAGGCAAGATTCGCCCGGCGCGGCATCAGTTGTATGCGCAGTTGGTGCACGAGGCCAGCCAAATTGTCCGATAA
- the pmbA gene encoding metalloprotease PmbA codes for MAADMDVRQRFFPHTQDELKEIASDILRHAKELGGTDAATEISEGDGLSVSVRRGEVETIEHNRDKMVGVTVFIGKKRGNASTSDFSRAALKDTVAAAYNIARFTAEDSAAGLAEAELLEMAPQDLDLYHPWDINAEEAADLARRAEDAAFAVDKRIQNSEGASVSAQHSQFVLATSRGFMGGYPFSRHYVACAPIAGSGRDMQRDDWYTSKRNAADLADPEAIGRYAAHRALARLGARSLDTRKCRVMFEAPLAAGILGAFVQAVSGGALYRKTTFLVDSLGKPVFAPHVQVVEDPHVKGGMGSAPFDEEGVRTHRRNVVEDGVVQGYFLSTYSARKLGMKTTGNAGGSHNLSLRSSLTQPGDDFEAMLKKLGTGLLLTELMGQGVNYVTGDYSRGASGFWVENGKIQYPVEEITVASTLQEMFRHIEAIGADTVVRGNKEIGSVLIEKMTIAGQ; via the coding sequence ATGGCAGCAGACATGGACGTGAGGCAACGCTTTTTCCCGCACACCCAGGACGAGCTGAAAGAAATTGCGTCCGACATCCTGCGGCACGCGAAGGAACTCGGCGGGACCGATGCCGCTACGGAAATCTCGGAAGGCGATGGCCTTTCGGTCAGCGTGCGTCGTGGCGAAGTCGAAACCATCGAACACAATCGCGACAAGATGGTGGGTGTGACGGTGTTCATCGGCAAGAAGCGGGGGAATGCGAGCACCTCGGACTTCTCGCGCGCCGCGTTGAAGGACACGGTGGCCGCTGCGTACAACATCGCGCGCTTCACGGCCGAAGACAGTGCCGCCGGCCTCGCCGAAGCGGAATTGCTCGAAATGGCGCCGCAGGACCTCGATCTCTATCACCCGTGGGATATCAACGCCGAAGAAGCGGCAGACCTTGCGCGCCGCGCGGAAGACGCAGCGTTCGCCGTCGACAAACGCATTCAGAATTCGGAAGGCGCGAGCGTCTCGGCGCAACATTCGCAATTCGTGCTGGCAACATCGCGCGGGTTCATGGGTGGTTATCCGTTCTCGCGGCATTACGTGGCGTGCGCGCCTATCGCGGGATCGGGGCGCGACATGCAGCGCGACGATTGGTACACCTCGAAGAGAAATGCGGCCGATCTGGCCGACCCGGAAGCGATTGGCCGGTACGCGGCGCATCGTGCGCTGGCGCGACTGGGCGCGCGCAGCCTCGACACACGCAAATGCCGCGTGATGTTCGAAGCGCCGCTGGCGGCGGGCATCCTGGGCGCGTTCGTGCAGGCGGTGAGCGGCGGGGCGTTGTACCGGAAGACAACGTTCCTGGTCGATAGCCTCGGCAAACCCGTTTTCGCGCCGCACGTCCAGGTGGTCGAAGATCCGCACGTAAAGGGCGGCATGGGCAGCGCACCGTTCGACGAAGAAGGCGTGCGCACGCACCGCCGCAATGTGGTCGAGGACGGCGTGGTGCAGGGATATTTCCTGTCGACGTACTCAGCGCGCAAGCTCGGCATGAAGACGACAGGCAACGCCGGCGGTTCGCACAACCTGTCGCTGCGCAGTTCGCTGACCCAACCCGGCGATGACTTCGAAGCAATGCTCAAGAAGCTCGGCACCGGGTTGTTGCTGACCGAGTTGATGGGGCAGGGCGTGAACTACGTGACGGGCGACTATTCGCGCGGTGCGTCGGGATTCTGGGTGGAGAACGGCAAGATCCAGTATCCGGTCGAGGAAATCACGGTGGCGAGCACGTTGCAGGAAATGTTCAGGCACATCGAGGCAATCGGCGCGGATACAGTCGTGCGCGGGAACAAGGAAATCGGCTCGGTGCTGATCGAGAAGATGACGATCGCGGGGCAGTAA
- a CDS encoding sigma-54 dependent transcriptional regulator, translating into MEVARRQLIYVTRDPSAPLCARFEERGWHIEVVSNAKDARRWLRNDLATGGLLDLSSNFEAHELAALEASLTLTNVGWVAATVAGQLEDAAVRRLIRDYCFDYVTLPTSNDRVVDAVGHAYGMVALHENASNDARDGRAEGEMVGSCDAMLSLFRSIRKVAMTDAPVFISGESGTGKELTAVAIHERSARREQPFVAINCGAIPAHLLQSELFGYERGAFTGANQRKIGRVEAANGGTLFLDEIGDLPLESQASLLRFLQERKVERLGGHGSTPVDVRIISATHVDMQTAMIEGRFRADLYHRLCVLQIDEPPLRARGKDIELLAKHMLDRFKKDASRRLRGFAPDAIAAIHNYGWPGNVRELINRVRRAIVMSEGRQISARDLELGEYVEVAPVSLAQAREAAERQAIELALLRHRGRLGDAAQELGISRVTLYRLLSAHGMRHIEVDAPTEHVTRG; encoded by the coding sequence ATGGAAGTCGCTCGGCGGCAATTAATCTATGTGACTCGTGACCCGAGCGCGCCTTTGTGCGCCCGGTTCGAGGAGAGGGGCTGGCACATCGAGGTGGTTTCCAACGCCAAGGATGCTCGCCGGTGGCTTCGCAACGACCTGGCAACCGGCGGCTTGCTGGATTTGTCGAGCAATTTCGAAGCACATGAACTCGCGGCGCTTGAAGCGTCGCTGACGCTCACCAACGTCGGCTGGGTCGCGGCTACCGTTGCGGGCCAGCTCGAAGACGCGGCTGTGCGACGGCTGATCCGCGACTACTGCTTTGACTACGTGACGTTGCCGACATCGAATGATCGCGTGGTGGACGCGGTCGGCCATGCGTATGGCATGGTGGCGTTGCACGAAAACGCATCGAACGATGCCCGCGACGGCCGCGCCGAAGGCGAAATGGTCGGCTCGTGCGACGCCATGCTCAGCCTGTTCCGCTCCATCCGCAAGGTCGCGATGACCGATGCGCCGGTTTTCATCTCGGGCGAATCCGGCACGGGCAAGGAACTGACGGCGGTCGCCATCCACGAACGTTCCGCGCGGCGTGAACAGCCGTTCGTCGCAATCAATTGCGGCGCCATCCCCGCGCATCTGTTGCAATCGGAACTCTTCGGGTACGAGCGCGGCGCGTTTACCGGCGCAAATCAACGCAAGATCGGCCGGGTGGAAGCGGCCAATGGCGGCACGCTTTTCCTCGATGAAATCGGCGACCTGCCGCTCGAAAGCCAGGCGAGCCTGCTGCGCTTCCTTCAGGAGCGCAAGGTCGAGCGGCTTGGCGGACACGGCTCTACGCCAGTCGACGTGCGCATCATCTCGGCCACGCACGTGGACATGCAAACGGCGATGATCGAAGGGCGCTTTCGCGCCGATTTGTATCACCGTTTATGCGTGCTTCAAATCGATGAACCGCCGCTGCGAGCGCGCGGCAAGGACATCGAATTGCTGGCGAAGCACATGCTCGATCGCTTCAAGAAAGACGCAAGCCGGCGTTTGCGCGGTTTTGCGCCTGATGCCATCGCTGCAATCCATAACTATGGCTGGCCCGGCAATGTGCGCGAGCTGATCAATCGCGTGCGTCGCGCAATCGTGATGTCCGAAGGGCGGCAGATCAGCGCGCGCGATCTCGAACTCGGCGAGTACGTGGAAGTTGCGCCGGTGTCCCTCGCGCAGGCACGTGAGGCCGCGGAGCGGCAAGCCATCGAACTCGCATTGTTGCGCCATCGCGGACGTCTCGGCGATGCCGCCCAGGAACTGGGCATATCGCGCGTCACGTTGTACAGGTTGTTGAGCGCCCATGGCATGCGCCATATCGAAGTCGACGCACCCACGGAGCACGTCACGCGCGGCTGA
- a CDS encoding dihydrofolate reductase, with protein sequence MTTLTLIVARARNGVIGRDNQLPWRLPEDLAFFKRTTMGAPIVMGRKTHESIGRVLPGRRNIVVTRDAQRRFDGCDTVPGLCEALEVAARDDTKEVFLIGGAELFRKGWALANKLVLTEIDADFEGDISIDAPDPAVWQEISRETHRAAAPNDFNYSFVIYERRPA encoded by the coding sequence ATGACGACGCTCACCCTGATCGTCGCCCGCGCGCGCAATGGCGTGATCGGACGCGACAACCAATTGCCCTGGCGCTTGCCGGAAGATCTGGCGTTCTTCAAACGCACGACCATGGGCGCGCCGATCGTCATGGGCCGCAAGACGCACGAGTCCATCGGACGCGTGCTGCCGGGCCGGCGCAATATTGTGGTGACGCGCGATGCACAGCGTCGTTTCGATGGCTGCGACACGGTCCCGGGCCTGTGCGAGGCGCTGGAAGTCGCGGCGCGCGACGACACGAAGGAAGTGTTCCTGATCGGCGGCGCGGAGCTGTTCCGCAAAGGCTGGGCGCTCGCGAACAAACTCGTGCTCACGGAAATCGATGCGGATTTCGAAGGCGATATCTCGATCGATGCCCCCGATCCGGCCGTCTGGCAGGAGATCTCGCGCGAGACGCATCGCGCGGCCGCGCCGAACGACTTCAACTATTCGTTCGTGATCTACGAACGGCGGCCCGCATAA
- a CDS encoding putative signal transducing protein, whose product MKKLTRAPNLITAHHWMNVLSTAGIACELHNRYLSGAMGEIPAEQCAPEIWIPDDRDEALATEILNRARNGPASNAKAWRCQQCGEMLEAQFTVCWQCGTARDPLHDE is encoded by the coding sequence ATGAAAAAATTGACGCGGGCTCCGAACCTGATCACGGCGCATCACTGGATGAATGTGCTGTCGACGGCGGGCATTGCGTGCGAGTTGCACAACCGTTATTTGAGTGGTGCGATGGGTGAGATTCCGGCGGAGCAATGTGCGCCGGAGATCTGGATACCGGATGACCGCGACGAAGCGTTGGCGACCGAAATATTGAACCGTGCGAGAAACGGCCCGGCATCGAACGCAAAGGCGTGGCGATGCCAGCAATGCGGTGAGATGCTGGAAGCACAATTCACGGTGTGCTGGCAATGCGGAACGGCGAGAGACCCGTTGCACGACGAATAA